The nucleotide window TTTCATCGGCTTCATTTCAGCAAACATCAAGAGTTTTGATAGATGCTGCCATTAGTCAAAAAGTAGACAATCTAAAAGGATTGAAAGAAAATGTTATTATCGGGCGATTAATACCAGTTGGCACAGGATATAAAACAAAAAAATAATAAAAATAAAACCATTATAATCTTTAATTTTATATATAATATTCCAGGAAATTATTTCTTGGAATTTTTTATGTTATCAAAATATAGTAAACATTGAAAATATTTTTTTATATGTTATAATTAATATATGCGAAAAATAAAAGCAAAAGTTAATAAAAAGAAAAAAATTGTTCACCAAAATCATAAAGCAAGGCAACAAATAACAGGGGTTGTTTTAATTGTTGTAGCCGTGCTTTTGCTTTTGGGAATGTTTAATTTAGCTGGTGTTGGTGGAGAATTTTTAAGTTTAATTTTTAAAATATTATTAGGCAGGGCTACTTGGGGAGTTCCTGTTTGCTTGCTTGTAATATCATTTTTTTATTTTGCTTACAATAAAGTTTCAGAAAAAAGTCATATATTTTCCTTTAAAGCTAGAATAGTAGCTTTATTTTTAATGGTTTTGATTTTGTCTGGGCTGGCTCATATTAATTTTATTAATGACAAAACATCATTTCAACTACATAATGGTGGGGGATATATTGGTTTTGGTTTGAGCTATATTATGCTTAATACTTTTGGCAATATTGCCACATGGGTTATTTTTATAGGATTTTTAATTGTTTTAGCAATTATTGTTTTAACGGGCTTAATTAAATTTGATTTTAAGAAAAGAAAAGATAGGTCAACAGAAAATCATCAGCAACAAAAATTAATTGATGATGTTTCTAACAAGAAACAACCAATAAGTTCAATTAAAAAAAAGTTAAAACCAAAGCTTTTTTCAATAAATAAAAAACAAGAATTTTCTGAAATTAATGTTGAGCAAAGTAAAAAAACTTTTTCTAATAAGAAAATAGATTTACCTCTTGATTTGTTAGATGGGTCTTTGTCTAGACCAAATGCAGGAGATACGGATGAAAATAAATTAATTATTGAAAATACATTGCAAAATTTTTCAATACCAGTTCAAATGGGGGAGACCAAAACAGGGCCTACTGTTACACAATATACTTTTAAACCAGCCGAGGGTATTAAATTATCAAAGATTACAACTTTACAAGATGATTTAGCCATGGCCCTCGCAGTTCATCCAATTCGAATTGAAGCCCCTATTCCGGGCAGGTCACTGGTTGGAGTGGAGGTTCCAAATAACAAAATAGCAGTTGTTAGATTGAAACAAATGCTAGATAGTAAAGAATTTAAGAATAGCCAATCAAACTTTACAATTTCTTTAGGCATGGATGTCTCAGGAGATGTTTGGCTGAGAGACTTTGATAAAATGCCCCATTTATTAATTGCTGGTGCAACTGGCTCTGGTAAAACAATTTTTTTGAATGCAATAATAATTAGTTTGCTTTACCAAAATTCAATAGAAGATTTAAGATTTATTCTAATTGATCCTAAAAAAGTTGAATTAACTCTTTATAATACCTTGCCACATCTTTTAACTCCAGTGATTACTGACCCTGATAAAGCAGTTAGTTCATTAAGATGGGCAATCACAGAGATGGACAGACGTTTTGAAGTTTTGTCAAAAGCAAAAAAAAGAGATATTTCTTCTTACAATAAATATGCAGAAGAAAAATTACCAAATATAATTATAATAATAGATGAATTAGCAGATTTAATGGCTCTTGTCCCTCAAGAATTAGAATCATGTATTGTAAGATTGACTCAAATGGCTAGAGCAGTTGGAATTCATTTGATTTTAGCAACTCAAAGACCTTCTGTTAATGTGATTACAGGAATAATAAAAGCAAATATTACAAATAGAATTGCTTTTTCAGTGGCTTCCTTGATTGATTCTAGAACAATTTTAGATTTCTCAGGGGCTGAAAAGCTACTAGGCAGAGGGGACGCGCTTTTTATTTCTTCGGAATTATCAAAGCCCAAAAGAATTCAAGCTGCTTATGTTTCAGACCAAGAGGTAAAAAAAGTAGTTTCTTATTTAACTGAAAAACTAGATCAATCTTATGATGAAGAGGTTATTAAAGAACCAGCCCAAGAAACAACTGATGGTTTTAGTGATTTAAAACAAGATGAATTATTGCCAGAAGCAGAGGAAATAATTATTCAGGCTGGCAAAGCATCTGCATCTTATTTACAAAGAAGACTAAGAATTGGCTATGCTCGGGCAGCTCGAATACTTGATTTATTGGAAGAAAAAGGGATTATTGGTCCGGCAGATGGAGCCAAGCCAAGAAAAGTTTATAAGTCATTTGAAGAAAATAGTGAGACAGAAGACACAGAAGAAGCTGATAATCAATAATTAGTAATCATTAATCACTAATCAATAATCACTAATAAATAATAAATAATCACTAATCAATAATCACTAATAAATAATAAATAATCAATAATCACTAATCAATAATCAATAATCACTAATCGTTAATCAATAATAAATAATCAATAAAGTGTCTTTTATTCGTCATAAAATTAAAAATAATACAATTGGAGATGTTCTTAAACAAGTTCGTAAATCTTTTAATTTATCTTTGAAACAAGTAGAATCAAAGACAAATATTTCCTTAAATTATTTGAAGTTTTTAGAAAATAATAATTTTTATAAATTTTCAAGTCCATCTTATGCCAGGGGAGCTCTTAAAAAATATTCAGAGTTCTTAAAAATTGATTCCAAAGACATGATAACCAATCTTAACAGAGATTTTAAGGTTGGTTTTAATAAAAATAGAGAGACATTATCTAAAACAAACAAATTAAAATTATCAAAACAATCTTTTGGTATTAAATCAGCTTTTGTGACTGTTTTTATGCTTTTAGTTTTGCTTTATTTAGGCATTAATATAAAGCAAGGAGTGCTAACATCTCCAGAAATTAAAATTTTTAATCCAGTAGATAATTTAATAACACAAGAATCAACCCTTATTATCAAAGGAAGAGTATCTCCAATATCTTCAAATCTTTTTGTGAACAATGAATCAATAGTGCTTAATAGCAATGGATTTTTTAAACAAGAAATAGAGCTTTCGCCTGGATTAAATAATATTGAAATTTCTGCAACCAAACAACATGCTAAAAAAACAGTTATTAATAGAAAAATAATTTTAAAAGAATAATTTTATTATATGACAAAAAAAAATACTAAAAAAAATGAGCAAAATAAAAGAGAAAAAGCAACTGAAAATGCCATTGAACAAATAAGGTCAAAATATGGTGAAGGAACAATAATGAGATTAAGGGAGGCAAAGCATCAAGCAACCGAAGTTATTTCAACTGGTTGTCTTTCACTTGATTTAGCATTAGGAGTAGGTGGTATTCCCAGAGGAAGAGTGACAGAAATTTTTGGACAAGAGATGAGCGGCAAATCAACTTTAGCACTTCATATTATTTCGCAGGCACAGAAAAAAGGAGGAATAGCTGCTTTTATTGATGCAGAACATGCCTTAGATCCTCAATATGCAGAGAGAATAGGAGTTAAAATTAATGATATGTTTATTTCACAACCAGATAGTGGAGAGCAAGCTTTAGAAATAGTTGAAACGCTTGTTCGCTCAAACGGGGTAGATATTATTGTAGTTGATTCCGTGGCAGCTTTAACCCCTAGAAGAGAAATAGAAGGAGAAATGGGAGACCATCATATTGGCTTACAAGCAAGATTAATGAGTCAGGGGTTAAGAAAATTAACTAGTATTATTGGTAGAACAAAAACGTGTGTAATTTTTATTAATCAAATTAGAATGAGAATAGGAGTATTTTTTGGTAATCCAGAAACAACCACCGGGGGTATGGCCTTAAAGTTTTATTCTTCAGTTAGAATACATGTTAAGAAATTAGCTCAAATTAAAAGA belongs to Patescibacteria group bacterium and includes:
- a CDS encoding helix-turn-helix domain-containing protein, whose protein sequence is MSFIRHKIKNNTIGDVLKQVRKSFNLSLKQVESKTNISLNYLKFLENNNFYKFSSPSYARGALKKYSEFLKIDSKDMITNLNRDFKVGFNKNRETLSKTNKLKLSKQSFGIKSAFVTVFMLLVLLYLGINIKQGVLTSPEIKIFNPVDNLITQESTLIIKGRVSPISSNLFVNNESIVLNSNGFFKQEIELSPGLNNIEISATKQHAKKTVINRKIILKE
- the recA gene encoding recombinase RecA, giving the protein MTKKNTKKNEQNKREKATENAIEQIRSKYGEGTIMRLREAKHQATEVISTGCLSLDLALGVGGIPRGRVTEIFGQEMSGKSTLALHIISQAQKKGGIAAFIDAEHALDPQYAERIGVKINDMFISQPDSGEQALEIVETLVRSNGVDIIVVDSVAALTPRREIEGEMGDHHIGLQARLMSQGLRKLTSIIGRTKTCVIFINQIRMRIGVFFGNPETTTGGMALKFYSSVRIHVKKLAQIKRKDEVIGNRVRAKIVKNKVAPPFKTCDFEIIYNEGISYAGDLINLGATHGLVIKTGNTLSYDKAKLGVGWEKAKNFLRDNPKTANKLKKEILTEISKQATE
- a CDS encoding DNA translocase FtsK 4TM domain-containing protein, which gives rise to MRKIKAKVNKKKKIVHQNHKARQQITGVVLIVVAVLLLLGMFNLAGVGGEFLSLIFKILLGRATWGVPVCLLVISFFYFAYNKVSEKSHIFSFKARIVALFLMVLILSGLAHINFINDKTSFQLHNGGGYIGFGLSYIMLNTFGNIATWVIFIGFLIVLAIIVLTGLIKFDFKKRKDRSTENHQQQKLIDDVSNKKQPISSIKKKLKPKLFSINKKQEFSEINVEQSKKTFSNKKIDLPLDLLDGSLSRPNAGDTDENKLIIENTLQNFSIPVQMGETKTGPTVTQYTFKPAEGIKLSKITTLQDDLAMALAVHPIRIEAPIPGRSLVGVEVPNNKIAVVRLKQMLDSKEFKNSQSNFTISLGMDVSGDVWLRDFDKMPHLLIAGATGSGKTIFLNAIIISLLYQNSIEDLRFILIDPKKVELTLYNTLPHLLTPVITDPDKAVSSLRWAITEMDRRFEVLSKAKKRDISSYNKYAEEKLPNIIIIIDELADLMALVPQELESCIVRLTQMARAVGIHLILATQRPSVNVITGIIKANITNRIAFSVASLIDSRTILDFSGAEKLLGRGDALFISSELSKPKRIQAAYVSDQEVKKVVSYLTEKLDQSYDEEVIKEPAQETTDGFSDLKQDELLPEAEEIIIQAGKASASYLQRRLRIGYARAARILDLLEEKGIIGPADGAKPRKVYKSFEENSETEDTEEADNQ